AAAGCGCTTACTACTGAGGGGTTCTGCAGCAGCTCCGCAAGGTAATCAAGTTGTtggatttttacttttcccttctACTGCCTAACAGCAATTAAGTAGATGGACCAGCAAAAGCCTCCTGGCAAACTGTCTTGCTGGAATCACTACAaactttaaaatagatttagTAACACTTTGGCTGGCTTACTTCCTGcagggaaacagaaacagcttttaaaatccagatctagtgcaaaatacaaaatcacTAGTATTTCTGTTAGTCACGGGTGTCAGCTGTGTGTTTAAACACGCGTATACATCCTGATTTAGTTTCAGTTCATCACATTAGACAGATCTAGAAAGCAGCAGTCTGCCAGGACCGTGGTCCAGCTGTTCTGCTCAGCCCCGCCACGGGCTGTGTGCCTCTCCAGCCATACAGCTGCAAAACGCCCTTAATTCTTTGTGGCTTCTTGTATCTTCTGCAGGCTCCGAATTGCCAGGATGcttctgctcctttctctgGTCACCGGGCTTGCCCTGTCTGCCTCTGGTGTCATGACAGACAAAGAAACTGACCCAAGCCAGGAGTCGTTTCAtgacatacagaaaaaagtgaATGACCTCTGGCAGAATTTGCTTTACCCGGTAATGCCTGGTAACGAGACGGATGGGATGATTTATGCCACTTGTGAAATGAAGCCCAGCTCCAAAATAGATGCTGACAAGCCACAAGTGTCTGGACAAGTCTTATTCAGACAGTATTACTCATATGGAAGATTAGAAGCCATTTTTTACTTGGATGGGTTCCCGCTGGATAACAATCAGTCTGGTAGAGCTATACACATCCATGAGCTTGGGGATCTCAGCAAGGGCTGTGACTCTACGGGAGGACACTACAACCCTTTCAGAGTGAATCACCCCCGTCACCCAGGGGATTTCGGcaacttttttcctaaagaaggcaaaatcagaaaatacaaaacaaatctCTTCGCCACTATGTTTGGTCCATATTCCATCACGGGCAGATCCGTTGTGATCCACGAGCAGGAAGATGACATGGGCAAGGGCAACAATAAGGCCAGTttggaaaatggaaatgctggGAAACGTCTGGCTTGCTGCGTGATTGGGATATGCAACAAGAACTTGTGGGAAGAGAAATTGTCTGAGGTTACCGACAAGAAGAAGAGAGGGCTCAACAAACGAACATAGAACCAGGCTTAAGTGAAGACCAGGAACcggctgcagcctgggcagcacGAAGTACCTTAGGCTGTGCCAGTGGCCACTAAGATATATGGCTAAAGGATTTCCATTCCCATTTGCTTGCTCCTGTAAGACCTGTGTATCACTTAGTAGAGCCTCCTTTCTGTAAGCCCATCAATAAAAACAGCATCAACTCAACATTGTGATGtattttcctgaagagaaaAGATTCCCTTTCATGCAGTTTGGGAGTCGAATGCATGTAGAGTAAGAGTGCTAACGGATACAGTTGATAGTGTGTAAAGAGTCTGTGCACTGTAAGGGGCACTTAAAGGATCGTTAAGTTAGATGcccaagggaaaaaagttaaGGTGAGTAAGAAATCGCCTCTCATTAGATGCTATCCTGTATTCAGCTGCAAATCTGAAAGGCAAGAAGATCTCTATCCTTTCAACAGTGTTGGGTGTTGTGTTGCAAGACCTGGATAATAGATGTCCCctaaaaacaaggaaaagcacAGACATTCCCGTTTTAAACTTTAGATCCATTGTGTTATTCTACTtgtgttttcaggttttattctcAAACATGTACAAGCTTCTTAACTATTTCAAATTGTCCACATAGCTATAGCTAAGTCACAATGTTTACATCTGAAAGCagacttaaaagaaatattcatttgCCATCACTCCCCAGCAAAAAATCCTTAAAGTCTCTAGTTTGTGCCTGTAAGTCACTAAGTTGTACACAAAAGTTTTAATACTGCTTAGACAATGATGATAAAGTTAGAAGATCAgagataaatattattttcaaagccaaaagAACCTGAGTGTGTTTCTTCATACAAAAACGTAGGAAGTAAATCAGTCAATTTAGACTGGGAGAAGTGACAGTGAAAAGATTTAAGTCTGAAAATTATCAGACTTAAAACTCTCTCTcaataaagctttattttttaaatttagcatAACTCactgaaaatactaaaacatTACCTCATGACTATCATTCATCTGATACcgagaaaaggaaacaagcgGGCAGAACAAGCGtatcaggaaatgtttttattaaagatgacaaaatgtATTAATACAGTTTAACCATGTTGTGCAGTTAATCCAGGCAGCAACAAAAGACAAGTttgcaaataaattaaactgCATAATTTAGAAAGTAAAACTACAAAACAGAAGTTGGTAAACAAAATCCTATCTTTTAGAAACGTAGCAGACTTTCAACTTAATCTCAGTTaagattttgaaatacattCCTGAGCTCATAGGGATTAAAGAAATTCCACTGTCTTTATTATACAAATTCCCATATGCTTAAAAATAGCCTcacttagaaaaaaagcaacattctAAAAGATGCTTCTTAATCTGTCATTTTCACACACTTATTTTACAAATTCAGtgtgttgtttttcaaataacCACAACatcatattttcaaatgaaatccTTCTCACTGATAATGCATCAATTCACTTTTATGCGAGACAAACTCCTTAAAATCAGTTTGCGAAATGCATCTTCTCCGTACCCCTGCTACAACTATCCCTTCCCAGTTTGCTCCCCCAAAGCCCAACACCAAAAAGGCTTATATGTCTGGATGTCACTTCTGCATTTCTAAAGTCCTAAAGGGAACATGAGTctaaaaaacacaaagaaaaccaacaccAACACCCGCACACacccccaggaaaaaaaccaaccctgaaGTAGTGTTCATTCCACAACAAAATGCTAATTAATttatggggggtggggaatcaTCGTTCTAACAGCACAATATCAATTAAAGCAATATCCAAGGAAGACACTGACAAGAATATTCAATTAGTTATCACATAGTGCAGCAAAGATGTTTTTACAAGTCTCCTGGCTTTGAAGTCCTCTGTTGCTGGGAGAAGGCTAAAAACACAGCTAGAATATACATTTACTAGCACAGAAAGGAGTGGGACAGTACTGCAGCAGGGATATAGCACTAAAAATGAGGTTTCCAGAGATCTAGATATCTTACTGGAATTTAATGATTGCAAAGATATAAAAATGGCATCTAAGAGGGAAAATGGTGTCAGAATAATTACCAAGATATCCTAATTGTTGGGTCACTATGTTCTCACAGATAAAACACGCTAAAAAGAATCAATGAATGAGGCATTAAAAAGCTGTTGGTCCAGCACTGCTTCTACCTGCTCAGTCTTGCACCAAGCTCTTCATTAATTTACAGTGTTAAGTGGCTGTTAAGAGACGCGGAGCAAAATGCTAACTCACACAGCTGTGGGTCAGGAAAGGCAGAGGACAGGGAAACAGTGTAACACCTTCAACATTTCTGAGCTCAGCTACCTGAAATCTTGACCTTCTTCCTCGCTTGCCTCAGTTCTGACTGCATTGATATTTAGCTCTGTGCAGGATTAGTCTGTGAGAGACCGAAAAGAACAAGTCTTGAATAAAATGCTACTTCATGTGACATTCAAGCACTAAAGGAAAAAGTCCTGCTACATTCTCCCggagatttctgtttctgcagctacTTCTCCTTGGACTTGTCAGTGCTGTCACTAAATGAGTCAATAACGCAGTCGGTTGCAATTAACAGGAACAGCATAACAATCTTTCAGATCCTTAAACTCTTCTTGTGTTTTCAGGTGATGAGGAGCTTAAACTGTGATCAggataatgaaagaaaaactttttttactgctttatgTTCCTAATATGCTTAAATATACAGATGGTTTTTGTTCCTTAGGGCTGCTCCTTAATATCAGTGAAATGCTGCAATGCCAAATTACctttaaagagaaaggaaacgTATTTGAGGAACCCTGCCAGAATGGCTTTATTGCCTGCAGAGAGCCACTGAAAGGGTTACATGGATGCACCTGCTAGGGAAAACACATGAGAACAGAGACAAGCTACATTTTTCACCTTCCCACTATCATTCCTTATATGTAATAATTTACATACagtctttcttctgctgaaTACAAACTGTTCATGGACCCTGACACCTTGATTATGGCAGCACCTGCTAGCTCATCTTCCATATACAGACGAGTTTGTCAGTATTGCTAATATAAACTCTGTTTATTCACTAGCTGACAAGTGGGCTGTAAAAATTTGCAGCTGGCAGTTATTTGTCAAAGAAGTACTCAATCTGGGagggattttcctttttattagtggtattttattaaatttgatTTAATTCTCTCTGATTGGTTTCAAGTTCTAGGAGTGAGAAATGAACATTTACAGACAATTAGGTCCCAAGCCAGCAGAAAAATTGCCTTGACGGCTGCTGGCCCATAGAAGCTCCACAGCTGCAGAGACTATTCCTTATGCTACAAACAGGAGAGGAAGGACATGCCTCCCCTTCTCCTACAGCTGCTAACTTCAACATTAAGTATTCCCTTGTCGCTGCCTTCCCAGGAGCAGAGTGGCACAGctccagcatcagcagcaaGCTAGGGAATGAGACAGCAGCCTCCCTTTTCCCCAGTTATCCGAATGTTTTCCTATGACTAAACATCAACAAGGGAAGAAGTTTAAGAAAGCAGCAACAATGCAAGTAAACCTACCACACCATAGACCGGTGAAAcgaggaggaaaggaagagttaTCCTTAAttccaaaacacaagaaaataaaaaagacacaGATTCCTTTAAAAAGGAGGGCACCTTTTTAAAGCAGGCTGAAATCTACCACCGGTTACTTAGCCTGAGGGCTGTTCCAGCTCCTGTAAGTTGAGGAATGCAATTCTAGTAACCGAGAGTGCCAAGTAGGTGGACCAGATGTCACTGGTTCTCTTCTTACTGCTCCCCTTGCTTTGGAACAGCATTGCTGTTTCTCAGAGAAAGACTTCTGGCTTCATTAAATTGGGTTCTCGGTATCTGGTGAAATAATTGCCTGCATTTTCATGAGATGAgctggaagagggaaggaaaaattttGTACAGTTCAGAAGATATAAAGGTTTGTAACGAGAAACGATATAGATGCAGCAATGGTTTTCAGAAACTTCTTATAAGGGAACTGATTTTATTCTAAGTATGTGATTTCCCATCACTAtatggaaagagaaacagaacgCAGTCTGAGAAACAAGCAAAAGCTTGCAGCCTTAAGATGCTTCTCAGTTTATCACTCCAAATTTTTCATCCTTGGAAGattaaaaccattaaaataCAGTCCAGCCCTAGGACCATACATGTTACAGAAGGCTAGTGATAATATGATAAATCATTATCATTGGTCTCTTTGCTACACTAATGTAATCAATCTatgtaaaaaccaaaaatcattaaaaaaagccCTAACATGATTAAACCTCATCACTAATTCTTTCCCTTAGGTAATTTTGGTACACTG
The Falco rusticolus isolate bFalRus1 chromosome 1, bFalRus1.pri, whole genome shotgun sequence genome window above contains:
- the SOD3 gene encoding extracellular superoxide dismutase [Cu-Zn], translating into MLLLLSLVTGLALSASGVMTDKETDPSQESFHDIQKKVNDLWQNLLYPVMPGNETDGMIYATCEMKPSSKIDADKPQVSGQVLFRQYYSYGRLEAIFYLDGFPLDNNQSGRAIHIHELGDLSKGCDSTGGHYNPFRVNHPRHPGDFGNFFPKEGKIRKYKTNLFATMFGPYSITGRSVVIHEQEDDMGKGNNKASLENGNAGKRLACCVIGICNKNLWEEKLSEVTDKKKRGLNKRT